In Chelonia mydas isolate rCheMyd1 chromosome 20, rCheMyd1.pri.v2, whole genome shotgun sequence, a single genomic region encodes these proteins:
- the ACVR1B gene encoding activin receptor type-1B isoform X2 translates to MVSISNLDGVEHHIRTCIPKAELIPAGKPFYCLSSEDLRNTHCCYSDYCNEIDLTVPSGHVKENEPQSSWGPVELVAVIAGPVFLLFVVMIVVVFVFHHHQRVYHNRQRLDMEDPSCEMCLSKDKTLQDLVYDLSTSGSGSGLPLFVQRTVARTIVLQEIIGKGRFGEVWRGRWRGGDVAVKIFSSREERSWFREAEIYQTVMLRHENILGFIAADNKDNGTWTQLWLVSDYHEHGSLFDYLNRYTVTIEGMIKLALSAASGLAHLHMEIVGTQGKPGIAHRDLKSKNILVKKNGMCAIADLGLAVRHDSVTDTIDIAPNQRVGTKRYMAPEVLDETINMKHFDSFKCADIYALGLVYWEIARRCSSGGIHEEYQLPYYDLVPSDPSIEEMRKVVCDQKLRPNIPNWWQSYEALRVMGKMMRECWYANGAARLTALRIKKTLSQLSIQEDVKI, encoded by the exons ATGGTCTCCATCTCCAACCTGGATGGAGTTGAGCACCACATCCGGACCTGCATCCCTAAAGCAGAGCTGATTCCTGCTGGAAAACCCTTCTATTGCCTGAGTTCAGAAGATCTGCGTAACACACATTGCTGCTATTCTGATTATTGCAACGAAATTGACCTAACGGTGCCCAGTG GTCACGTGAAAGAGAACGAACCTCAGTCTAGTTGGGGCCCGGTTGAGTTAGTAGCAGTGATTGCAGGGCctgtcttccttttgtttgtcgtCATGATCGTAGTGGTTTTCGTCTTTCATCACCACCAACGAGTTTATCACAATCGTCAGCGGTTGGACATGGAAGATCCCTCTTGTGAAATGTGTCTGTCCAAGGATAAGACTCTGCAAGATCTAGTTTATGATCTCTCCACTTCTGGCTCTGGCTCAG GTTTGCCACTCTTTGTCCAGCGAACTGTGGCTCGAACCATTGTCCTGCAGGAGATCATTGGAAAAGGCCGCTTTGGGGAGGTGTGGCGTGGCAGGTGGCGTGGaggtgatgtggccgtgaaaatcTTCTCTTCACGGGAAGAGCGCTCCTGGTTTAGGGAAGCAGAAATATACCAGACTGTCATGTTGCGACATGAGAACATCTTGGGGTTTATTGCTGCAGATAACAAAG ATAACGGGACCTGGACTCAGCTGTGGCTTGTCTCTGATTACCATGAGCATGGCTCTCTGTTTGATTACCTCAACAGATACACAGTGACCATCGAGGGAATGATTAAACTGGCCCTGTCTGCTGCCAGCGGATTGGCACACCTACACATGGAGATTGTGGGGACCCAGG GAAAACCAGGGATTGCACATAGGGACTTGAAATCCAAGAACATCCTGGTGAAGAAGAACGGCATGTGTGCCATTGCTGACCTGGGTCTGGCTGTCCGGCATGATTCTGTTACCGATACCATTGATATTGCACCAAATCAAAGGGTTGGAACCAAACG aTACATGGCCCCTGAGGTCTTGGATGAAACCATTAACATGAAGcattttgattcatttaaatGTGCTGATATCTATGCCCTTGGCCTGGTCTATTGGGAGATTGCTCGTAGGTGCAGTTCAGGAG GTATCCATGAAGAATATCAACTCCCATACTATGACCTTGTGCCCTCCGACCCCTCCATCGAGGAGATGCGGAAGGTGGTGTGTGATCAGAAGTTGCGCCCCAACATCCCTAACTGGTGGCAGAGTTATGAG GCGTTACGAGTGATGGGCAAGATGATGCGTGAGTGCTGGTATGCCAATGGTGCAGCTCGCCTAACGGCCCTCCGCATTAAGAAAACGCTCTCGCAGCTCAGCATCCAGGAGGATGTGAAGATCTAG
- the ACVR1B gene encoding activin receptor type-1B isoform X1 codes for MAESARAACPFPRAPLPAAALALLLLLLLLLGGPGGARALICSCSNCNQANSTCRTDGACMVSISNLDGVEHHIRTCIPKAELIPAGKPFYCLSSEDLRNTHCCYSDYCNEIDLTVPSGHVKENEPQSSWGPVELVAVIAGPVFLLFVVMIVVVFVFHHHQRVYHNRQRLDMEDPSCEMCLSKDKTLQDLVYDLSTSGSGSGLPLFVQRTVARTIVLQEIIGKGRFGEVWRGRWRGGDVAVKIFSSREERSWFREAEIYQTVMLRHENILGFIAADNKDNGTWTQLWLVSDYHEHGSLFDYLNRYTVTIEGMIKLALSAASGLAHLHMEIVGTQGKPGIAHRDLKSKNILVKKNGMCAIADLGLAVRHDSVTDTIDIAPNQRVGTKRYMAPEVLDETINMKHFDSFKCADIYALGLVYWEIARRCSSGGIHEEYQLPYYDLVPSDPSIEEMRKVVCDQKLRPNIPNWWQSYEALRVMGKMMRECWYANGAARLTALRIKKTLSQLSIQEDVKI; via the exons CGTTGATCTGTTCATGCTCCAACTGCAATCAAGCAAACTCCACATGCAGAACAGATGGGGCTTGCATGGTCTCCATCTCCAACCTGGATGGAGTTGAGCACCACATCCGGACCTGCATCCCTAAAGCAGAGCTGATTCCTGCTGGAAAACCCTTCTATTGCCTGAGTTCAGAAGATCTGCGTAACACACATTGCTGCTATTCTGATTATTGCAACGAAATTGACCTAACGGTGCCCAGTG GTCACGTGAAAGAGAACGAACCTCAGTCTAGTTGGGGCCCGGTTGAGTTAGTAGCAGTGATTGCAGGGCctgtcttccttttgtttgtcgtCATGATCGTAGTGGTTTTCGTCTTTCATCACCACCAACGAGTTTATCACAATCGTCAGCGGTTGGACATGGAAGATCCCTCTTGTGAAATGTGTCTGTCCAAGGATAAGACTCTGCAAGATCTAGTTTATGATCTCTCCACTTCTGGCTCTGGCTCAG GTTTGCCACTCTTTGTCCAGCGAACTGTGGCTCGAACCATTGTCCTGCAGGAGATCATTGGAAAAGGCCGCTTTGGGGAGGTGTGGCGTGGCAGGTGGCGTGGaggtgatgtggccgtgaaaatcTTCTCTTCACGGGAAGAGCGCTCCTGGTTTAGGGAAGCAGAAATATACCAGACTGTCATGTTGCGACATGAGAACATCTTGGGGTTTATTGCTGCAGATAACAAAG ATAACGGGACCTGGACTCAGCTGTGGCTTGTCTCTGATTACCATGAGCATGGCTCTCTGTTTGATTACCTCAACAGATACACAGTGACCATCGAGGGAATGATTAAACTGGCCCTGTCTGCTGCCAGCGGATTGGCACACCTACACATGGAGATTGTGGGGACCCAGG GAAAACCAGGGATTGCACATAGGGACTTGAAATCCAAGAACATCCTGGTGAAGAAGAACGGCATGTGTGCCATTGCTGACCTGGGTCTGGCTGTCCGGCATGATTCTGTTACCGATACCATTGATATTGCACCAAATCAAAGGGTTGGAACCAAACG aTACATGGCCCCTGAGGTCTTGGATGAAACCATTAACATGAAGcattttgattcatttaaatGTGCTGATATCTATGCCCTTGGCCTGGTCTATTGGGAGATTGCTCGTAGGTGCAGTTCAGGAG GTATCCATGAAGAATATCAACTCCCATACTATGACCTTGTGCCCTCCGACCCCTCCATCGAGGAGATGCGGAAGGTGGTGTGTGATCAGAAGTTGCGCCCCAACATCCCTAACTGGTGGCAGAGTTATGAG GCGTTACGAGTGATGGGCAAGATGATGCGTGAGTGCTGGTATGCCAATGGTGCAGCTCGCCTAACGGCCCTCCGCATTAAGAAAACGCTCTCGCAGCTCAGCATCCAGGAGGATGTGAAGATCTAG